One genomic segment of Gemmatimonadaceae bacterium includes these proteins:
- a CDS encoding S8 family serine peptidase → MAYYSASWQFFSILQYSYNFSTDPTPVYLGQHGTDVASFATGEPDGLWGAGVAPRANIRPYKVLPATGTSTDWGPVVYGLNQAYADGVSVVNMSFGNCGALPPTSVAAALQQFTSRVPVDAANPGIGVNLVASAGNGIYSVSGCSTTAPSYPGAYPQVLSVSAIDSVKSRGAYPDLSSGATIDISAPGICVNGLLVGGGANPCIVGTSFAAPHVSGIIAAIRAKYPTWSASFVAQRLLATATPIPGQALPTDPRFGYGLLDPVAAVNVPAPSVSIAGPSSVRPNVLCTWTVSVSGGVPAYSYLWSPGGATTSFVERSFTSSGTLSVTVTDQAAHYGQASKNVTVSANAPLCQV, encoded by the coding sequence TTGGCCTATTACTCCGCATCTTGGCAGTTCTTCTCGATTCTTCAGTACTCGTACAACTTCAGCACCGACCCCACACCAGTCTACCTCGGGCAGCACGGCACGGACGTCGCCAGCTTTGCCACAGGTGAGCCTGATGGATTGTGGGGTGCGGGAGTGGCCCCACGCGCCAACATTCGGCCGTACAAAGTGCTACCCGCCACCGGGACGTCGACTGATTGGGGACCGGTGGTCTATGGACTCAATCAAGCGTACGCCGACGGGGTTTCGGTTGTGAACATGAGCTTCGGGAACTGTGGCGCTCTTCCGCCAACCTCTGTCGCTGCCGCGCTTCAGCAGTTCACCTCGCGCGTGCCCGTGGACGCTGCCAATCCTGGCATCGGCGTGAATCTCGTTGCGTCGGCAGGCAATGGCATCTACTCGGTTTCTGGGTGCTCCACCACGGCTCCGTCCTATCCTGGCGCGTATCCGCAAGTGCTGTCGGTCTCGGCGATTGACTCCGTGAAATCGCGCGGTGCTTACCCGGACCTTTCCTCGGGTGCGACCATCGACATCTCGGCGCCCGGCATCTGCGTGAACGGATTGCTCGTGGGCGGCGGAGCGAATCCGTGTATCGTAGGTACGTCGTTCGCTGCGCCCCACGTGTCAGGAATCATCGCCGCGATTCGCGCGAAGTATCCAACCTGGTCGGCGAGTTTCGTGGCTCAACGATTGCTCGCAACCGCGACGCCCATTCCGGGCCAGGCGCTACCAACGGATCCACGTTTCGGTTACGGACTCCTCGATCCCGTCGCCGCAGTGAACGTACCTGCTCCGTCGGTTTCGATTGCAGGCCCGAGCAGCGTCCGGCCCAATGTCCTTTGTACTTGGACCGTCAGCGTCAGTGGCGGCGTACCCGCGTACTCGTACCTTTGGTCACCTGGTGGAGCCACGACGTCGTTCGTCGAGCGCAGCTTCACATCGAGCGGTACGTTGTCGGTCACGGTCACGGATCAGGCGGCGCACTACGGTCAGGCAAGCAAGAACGTTACGGTGTCCGCCAACGCCCCTTTGTGTCAGGTGTAA
- a CDS encoding DUF2083 domain-containing protein yields MSERLRLGRRIRAARLEQNLSQAALAERLGISPSYLNLLEHDRRSLTTVLLLKLAQVLGLELRDLAAGTDAPLASDLAEVFADPLFEDHPVAPREVRELSETSPELARAIVQLHHAYTGTRTSLDSMAQRLADTQDGGSEELSADLASVLRVRLSSEQVSDLIERQKNHFPELEQEAMRLWREATIDRENLFGSLSRHLQGRHGVRVMIRTVAEMRGAVRRYDAARRELSLSEVLRRGSRNFQLAHQIGLLECSETLERIVADQYLTTDESRALARVALASYFASAVLMPYDDFFEAAEQLRYDIELLGHRFRASFEQVCHRLTNLRKPGSEGVAFHMVRVDIAGNISKKFAPAGMRFPRFSGLCPLWSVHAAFLQPGMFHTQLSRLSDGTSFFSVARTVRRHSGDFRTPAVMYSVALGCDLASARRVVYADGIDLTNVDAAVPVGVTCRTCERMHCEARAFPPLQRPLAIDENVRGVNFFAPVARG; encoded by the coding sequence ATGAGCGAGCGATTGCGACTGGGGCGGCGGATACGCGCGGCCCGACTGGAGCAGAACCTCTCCCAGGCGGCGCTCGCCGAGCGGCTGGGGATCTCCCCGTCGTACCTCAACCTGCTCGAACACGACCGCCGCTCGCTCACAACGGTGCTCCTGCTCAAGCTGGCGCAGGTGCTGGGGCTCGAACTGCGCGACCTGGCCGCCGGCACCGACGCACCGCTCGCCTCGGACCTGGCCGAGGTCTTCGCCGATCCCCTGTTCGAGGACCACCCGGTCGCGCCGCGCGAGGTGCGGGAGCTGTCGGAGACGTCGCCGGAGCTGGCGCGCGCCATCGTGCAGCTGCACCACGCGTATACGGGGACCCGGACCTCGCTCGACTCGATGGCGCAGCGACTGGCCGACACGCAGGACGGCGGGAGCGAGGAGCTGTCGGCGGATCTCGCCTCGGTGCTTCGCGTGCGGCTCTCCAGCGAGCAGGTCTCGGACCTCATCGAGCGGCAGAAGAACCACTTTCCCGAGTTGGAGCAGGAGGCGATGCGGCTGTGGCGCGAGGCGACGATCGATCGCGAGAACCTCTTCGGGTCGCTGTCGAGGCACCTGCAGGGGCGGCACGGCGTGCGCGTGATGATCCGCACGGTGGCCGAGATGCGAGGCGCAGTGCGTCGTTACGATGCCGCGCGCCGCGAGCTGTCGCTGAGCGAGGTCCTGCGGCGCGGGTCGCGCAACTTCCAACTCGCGCACCAGATCGGGCTCCTCGAGTGCAGCGAGACGCTGGAGCGCATCGTCGCCGACCAGTACCTCACCACCGACGAGTCGCGCGCGCTGGCACGGGTGGCGCTGGCATCGTACTTCGCCTCGGCGGTCCTGATGCCGTACGACGACTTCTTCGAGGCCGCGGAGCAGCTGCGCTACGACATCGAGCTGCTGGGCCACCGATTCCGTGCCTCGTTCGAGCAGGTGTGCCACCGCCTCACCAACCTGCGCAAGCCGGGGAGCGAGGGGGTGGCGTTCCACATGGTGCGCGTGGACATTGCCGGGAATATCTCCAAGAAGTTTGCACCTGCCGGGATGCGCTTCCCGCGCTTCTCGGGGCTGTGCCCGCTGTGGAGCGTGCACGCCGCCTTCCTGCAGCCGGGGATGTTCCACACCCAGCTCTCGCGTCTCTCCGACGGCACGTCGTTCTTCTCCGTGGCGCGCACCGTGCGCCGCCACTCCGGCGACTTCCGCACCCCCGCGGTGATGTACTCCGTCGCGTTAGGCTGCGACCTGGCCTCGGCGCGGCGCGTGGTCTACGCCGACGGCATCGACCTGACCAACGTCGACGCGGCGGTCCCGGTGGGTGTCACCTGCCGCACGTGCGAGCGCATGCACTGCGAGGCGCGCGCCTTTCCGCCGCTGCAGCGGCCGCTAGCCATCGACGAGAATGTGCGCGGGGTGAACTTCTTTGCGCCGGTTGCGCGGGGGTGA
- a CDS encoding efflux RND transporter permease subunit, with protein MIRAAVSRPAVVWAAAVTLLLAGLVSFTRLPLATRTSVELPRLTVSTTWTGASAELLEMYISSPIEAAIQSVRGVRKTRSESSENGSQITVELEPNADVQVARLSILERIELLRKDFPPGASQPRVSNYVPEELSEQDLLTLTISGPYTAGTLQKVADEQVEPRLSAVPGVGNIGVQGGTEPGVSVTYDPALLRQLGISPQALGDAIGGARVVQALGKEQRGPSERPVVLRDQPRAVEDLANLPILGPGGRPFALGSLAAVRPEEDTRGFFFRINGQPAIAISVSRLAGADAIQTAGAVRNAIDEIQRRLPTATRLQVVYDDSVELAKQLRDLLIRGSIAFGLVLVVLLVLLRDWRGTGLVMLSASVSVAGTALLLYVFDIPANLLTLAGLAMGVGILVQDGLIVMDRLGTVPDTPGDRARVARAIAPAVTGATLTTAVVLFPFLYLQGNARAAFVPFASAFTIALGWSLVASVVMIPALARGHRVHEAAFPRSRRAYARLVLGAIRWRWVTLSLTVITLGVLTWGFIKKVPRFSFSGFGEQRTTLSAFVNFPRGSDPASLDAAMRELESQVVGRPGVEQVTAQSYGSFGAGMRVLFRRDAEYTAIPQELEEALTQRAVFIGGASVNVRGQGPGFSSGMGAISSATFRIKVLGYSFGGVERLAMDLQERLERIPRVRDVDINSSSFFSTGKAYAVTIEPDRAKLERYGVTAAAFAGAVAREVRGPVGRQLLEIGGDEIPVTVKARGSRDRSLDELRDAIVPTTSGAPITIGSLSAVDEREALSAISREDQQYVRIVAYEFRGPNKLAQRTHDAFMKSISVPPGYSVADAGFGFFEPDESEKGLWLVFAIGVTLVLLTVAIVFDSVWGAAMVFLSLPIALGGVIAAFWLAGAAFTREAAVGVILVVGLAVHQAILMIDAALQRRRAGTVNRQLHRLTALRTLRAAVDRSGMIVLVTLASLASLLPLAIGEKTSTLFGAIALATAGGTLAGTLAAMVILPALVVRKARRPAGRAPTGV; from the coding sequence ATGATTCGCGCCGCCGTCTCCCGCCCCGCCGTCGTCTGGGCCGCCGCCGTCACGTTGCTCCTGGCGGGGCTCGTCTCGTTCACGCGCCTCCCGCTGGCGACGCGCACGAGCGTGGAGCTGCCGCGCCTTACGGTCAGCACGACGTGGACGGGGGCGAGCGCCGAGTTGCTGGAGATGTACATCTCGTCCCCCATCGAGGCGGCGATCCAGTCGGTGCGGGGGGTGCGCAAGACGCGGTCGGAGTCGTCGGAGAACGGATCGCAGATCACGGTGGAGCTGGAGCCAAACGCCGACGTGCAGGTGGCGCGGCTGTCGATCCTCGAGCGGATCGAGCTGTTGCGGAAGGACTTCCCCCCCGGGGCGTCGCAGCCGCGGGTGTCGAACTATGTCCCCGAGGAGCTGTCGGAGCAGGACCTGCTCACGCTCACCATCAGCGGGCCGTATACGGCGGGGACGCTGCAGAAGGTCGCCGACGAGCAGGTGGAGCCGCGGTTGAGTGCGGTCCCGGGCGTGGGGAACATTGGTGTGCAGGGGGGGACGGAGCCCGGCGTCTCGGTCACGTACGACCCGGCGCTGCTGCGGCAGCTCGGGATCTCGCCGCAGGCGTTAGGCGACGCGATTGGCGGGGCGCGGGTGGTGCAGGCGCTGGGGAAGGAGCAGCGCGGCCCCAGCGAGCGCCCGGTCGTGCTGCGTGACCAGCCGCGCGCGGTGGAGGACCTGGCCAACCTCCCGATCCTGGGCCCGGGGGGGCGCCCGTTCGCGTTAGGCTCGCTGGCCGCCGTGCGCCCGGAGGAGGACACGCGCGGCTTCTTCTTCCGCATCAATGGGCAGCCGGCCATCGCCATCTCGGTCTCGCGCCTGGCCGGCGCCGACGCCATCCAGACCGCCGGCGCGGTGCGAAACGCGATCGACGAGATCCAGCGGCGCCTCCCCACGGCGACCAGGCTGCAAGTGGTGTATGACGACTCGGTCGAGCTGGCGAAGCAGTTGCGCGACCTCCTCATTCGCGGCTCCATCGCCTTCGGCCTCGTCCTCGTCGTCCTCCTCGTCCTGTTGCGCGATTGGCGCGGCACCGGGCTCGTCATGCTCTCGGCGTCGGTGTCGGTCGCCGGGACGGCGCTCCTCCTCTATGTGTTCGACATCCCGGCCAACCTCCTCACGCTGGCCGGGTTGGCGATGGGGGTGGGGATCCTGGTGCAGGACGGGCTCATCGTGATGGACCGGCTGGGGACCGTTCCCGACACGCCGGGCGATCGTGCCCGCGTGGCGCGCGCCATTGCCCCTGCGGTCACAGGTGCAACGCTGACCACCGCCGTGGTCCTCTTCCCCTTCCTCTACCTGCAGGGGAACGCGCGCGCCGCCTTCGTCCCCTTCGCCTCCGCCTTCACCATTGCGTTAGGGTGGTCGCTGGTGGCGTCGGTGGTGATGATCCCCGCCCTGGCCCGCGGGCATCGCGTGCACGAGGCGGCGTTCCCGCGCTCGCGGCGCGCCTACGCGCGCCTGGTGCTGGGCGCCATCCGCTGGCGGTGGGTCACGCTCTCGCTCACCGTCATCACGTTAGGCGTGCTCACCTGGGGGTTCATCAAGAAGGTCCCCCGCTTCTCGTTTTCCGGCTTTGGGGAGCAGCGCACCACGCTCTCGGCGTTCGTCAACTTCCCGCGCGGCTCCGACCCCGCATCGCTCGACGCGGCGATGCGCGAGCTGGAGTCGCAGGTGGTGGGGCGCCCCGGGGTGGAGCAGGTCACCGCACAAAGCTACGGGAGCTTTGGCGCCGGGATGCGCGTCCTCTTCCGGCGCGACGCCGAGTACACCGCCATCCCGCAGGAGCTGGAGGAGGCGCTGACGCAGCGGGCTGTCTTCATCGGCGGCGCGTCGGTGAACGTGCGCGGGCAGGGGCCCGGCTTCTCGTCAGGCATGGGCGCGATCTCCTCGGCCACGTTCCGCATCAAGGTGCTGGGCTACTCGTTTGGCGGCGTGGAGCGGCTGGCGATGGATCTCCAGGAGCGCCTGGAGCGCATCCCGCGCGTGCGCGACGTGGACATCAATTCGTCGTCGTTCTTCTCGACGGGGAAGGCGTATGCGGTGACCATCGAGCCCGATCGCGCCAAGCTGGAACGATACGGCGTGACGGCGGCCGCCTTTGCGGGGGCGGTGGCGCGCGAGGTGCGTGGCCCGGTGGGGCGACAACTGCTGGAGATTGGGGGGGACGAGATCCCGGTGACGGTCAAGGCGCGGGGGTCGCGCGACCGTTCGCTGGACGAGCTGCGCGACGCGATCGTCCCCACCACGAGCGGCGCGCCGATCACCATCGGCTCGCTGTCGGCGGTGGATGAGCGCGAGGCGTTGAGCGCCATCTCGCGCGAGGACCAGCAGTACGTGCGCATCGTCGCCTACGAGTTCCGCGGCCCTAACAAGCTGGCGCAGCGCACGCACGACGCCTTCATGAAGTCCATCTCCGTCCCGCCGGGGTACTCGGTGGCCGACGCGGGCTTTGGGTTCTTCGAGCCTGACGAGTCGGAGAAGGGGCTGTGGCTCGTCTTTGCGATCGGGGTGACGCTGGTGCTGCTGACGGTGGCGATCGTCTTCGACTCGGTGTGGGGGGCGGCGATGGTCTTCCTCTCGCTCCCCATCGCGTTAGGCGGGGTGATCGCGGCGTTCTGGCTTGCCGGCGCGGCCTTCACGCGCGAGGCGGCGGTGGGGGTGATCCTCGTGGTGGGGCTGGCGGTGCACCAGGCGATCCTGATGATCGACGCCGCACTGCAGCGCCGCCGCGCCGGGACGGTCAACCGCCAGCTGCACCGGCTCACCGCGCTGCGCACGCTGCGCGCCGCGGTCGACCGCTCGGGGATGATCGTCCTCGTGACGCTGGCGTCGCTGGCCTCGCTCCTCCCGCTGGCGATTGGCGAGAAGACCAGCACGCTGTTCGGCGCGATTGCCCTTGCGACCGCCGGCGGGACGCTGGCGGGAACGCTGGCGGCGATGGTGATCCTCCCGGCGCTGGTGGTACGGAAGGCTCGGCGCCCGGCCGGGCGGGCCCCAACCGGCGTGTAA
- a CDS encoding efflux RND transporter permease subunit, giving the protein MSLARAAVTRPVTTIASVLAIVLLGSVSLGRTPVSLLPDVQLPVLTIRTLYTGAAAEEVSRFIAEPVEEAIAATPGLVELRSVSRNGEATTTARFAWGTNMQTTLLNVRERLDNARSQLPERAERPTLLTSDPGERPIAVLSMSIAGDMRQLARTAEDVHARRLEQIAGVASVAVVGAPEDEVRIEVDPARMRALALTPNDVSLAIRAANVSGVGGTIRRGQFRFSVRTLTEFRTPDEIRDVPVGPAGSGITLKDLATVTTTVADPKTLTRFDSRPAVGLVVYKDAGANTVAVTGEIQRVAEQLRKEFPGIGLTIVAAQANFVVDALSNLGQEIVIGGILSLFVIVLFLRDWRMSLAIAMMIPLSVLLALVILQALDVTINVLSLGGLALGVGLLVDNAIVVAEAAVRKREEGRPLLEATIEATEEVSGPLIAGTLTTLLVFGPIIFVRGLAAALFRDLSLSVVTSVGASLVLALTLMPVMIVGRRREDERTRRRGRAAGGEGSEDSRLPPAFSGASFPVSRPPFLTRIGEKSEALYERGMRWALKNPWPVFGISAASIVLTVWVLGRIPREILPQVDEGMVVAALHLPEGTAIEATTQQVGRIEEAARTLGAKGIYSRVGVATDEEILAGAEPGSSATAQLLVPVPEGQRAAAFADKLRAAVPDLAAGALALDLAGQSEFGSLIGREGRLVRVEMSARTLDDAARWADTARARLQKLPSLADVRDPNGGTQPVVEVTLQRTLLAERGISVDAVANALAGGLGGVESSDFRETDRRTPISVRFAGLKNEDLAEAMATPVKGVPIAQLVKAEERQAPIEVVRVGQRPVAVVEGLIESGGTRNAAEDVRATMAALTLPSGITYEVSGADAEQERTTRELTLVGWLSVALVFLVLAGEFASFTVPLVVMLTVPLAAVGGILFLWITGQSLNAVALIGIVVMIGMADNEAVVKLDAIRRFREEGHSIEDAIMLGGHQRLRAIAMTSITTITGVLPLVFGWGSGGALYQPLAAGVIGGSVSALLVTFFLLPTAYAALERRREDGKTRRRGVAEGGDVRG; this is encoded by the coding sequence ATGTCCCTCGCCCGCGCCGCCGTCACCCGCCCAGTCACCACGATCGCCTCGGTCCTCGCGATCGTGTTGTTAGGCTCGGTCTCACTAGGCCGCACCCCGGTGTCGCTCCTCCCGGACGTGCAGCTCCCGGTGCTGACCATCCGCACGCTCTACACAGGGGCTGCAGCCGAGGAGGTGTCGCGCTTCATTGCCGAGCCGGTGGAAGAGGCCATTGCCGCCACGCCGGGGCTGGTGGAGCTGCGCTCCGTGAGCCGCAACGGCGAGGCGACGACGACGGCGCGGTTTGCGTGGGGGACCAACATGCAGACCACGCTGCTCAACGTACGCGAGCGGCTGGACAACGCCCGTTCGCAGCTCCCGGAGCGCGCCGAACGACCGACGCTGCTCACCAGCGACCCGGGGGAGCGCCCGATCGCGGTACTGTCGATGTCGATTGCCGGCGACATGCGACAGCTCGCGCGCACGGCGGAGGACGTGCATGCACGCCGACTGGAGCAGATTGCCGGGGTGGCGAGCGTGGCGGTGGTGGGGGCGCCGGAAGATGAGGTGCGCATCGAGGTGGACCCGGCGCGCATGCGCGCACTCGCCCTCACGCCGAACGACGTTTCGCTGGCGATTCGCGCGGCGAACGTGAGCGGAGTGGGGGGGACGATTCGGCGCGGACAATTCCGCTTCTCGGTGCGCACGCTGACCGAGTTCCGCACGCCTGACGAGATTCGCGACGTCCCCGTGGGGCCCGCGGGTTCGGGGATCACGCTCAAGGACCTGGCGACGGTCACGACGACCGTGGCCGACCCCAAGACGCTCACGCGTTTCGACTCGCGGCCGGCGGTGGGGCTCGTGGTCTACAAGGACGCAGGAGCCAACACGGTCGCCGTGACGGGGGAGATCCAGCGCGTAGCCGAGCAGTTGCGCAAGGAGTTTCCCGGCATCGGGCTCACGATCGTGGCCGCGCAGGCCAACTTCGTCGTCGATGCGCTGTCGAACCTGGGGCAGGAGATCGTGATTGGCGGGATCCTGTCGCTGTTCGTGATTGTGCTCTTCCTGCGCGACTGGCGGATGTCGCTAGCCATCGCGATGATGATCCCGCTCTCGGTGCTCCTGGCGCTGGTGATCCTGCAAGCGCTGGACGTGACGATCAACGTGCTGAGCCTGGGGGGGCTGGCGTTAGGCGTGGGGCTCCTGGTGGACAACGCGATCGTGGTGGCGGAGGCGGCGGTGCGAAAGCGCGAGGAGGGGCGTCCGTTGCTGGAGGCGACGATCGAGGCGACGGAAGAGGTGAGCGGGCCGCTGATTGCGGGGACGCTGACGACGCTGCTGGTGTTTGGGCCGATCATCTTTGTTCGGGGGCTCGCGGCGGCGTTGTTTCGGGACTTATCGCTGTCTGTCGTCACAAGCGTGGGCGCGTCGCTGGTGTTGGCGTTGACGCTGATGCCGGTCATGATCGTTGGGAGAAGACGAGAAGACGAGAGGACGAGAAGACGAGGGAGGGCGGCGGGTGGCGAGGGGAGCGAGGACTCGCGTCTCCCACCAGCCTTTTCTGGGGCGAGCTTTCCTGTCTCCCGTCCGCCCTTCCTCACGCGCATCGGCGAGAAGAGCGAAGCCCTCTACGAGCGCGGGATGCGCTGGGCGCTCAAGAACCCATGGCCGGTGTTCGGCATCTCGGCGGCTTCGATCGTGCTCACGGTTTGGGTGCTGGGGCGCATTCCGCGGGAGATCCTGCCGCAGGTGGATGAAGGGATGGTAGTCGCCGCGTTGCATCTGCCGGAGGGGACGGCGATCGAGGCGACGACGCAGCAGGTGGGGCGCATCGAGGAGGCGGCGCGGACGCTGGGGGCCAAGGGGATCTATTCGCGCGTCGGGGTGGCGACGGACGAGGAGATCCTCGCCGGCGCGGAGCCCGGGTCGTCGGCGACGGCGCAGCTCCTTGTCCCGGTGCCCGAGGGGCAGCGCGCGGCGGCGTTTGCGGACAAGCTGCGCGCAGCGGTGCCGGACCTTGCGGCTGGCGCGCTGGCGCTCGACCTCGCGGGGCAGTCGGAGTTTGGCTCGCTCATCGGGCGCGAAGGGCGGCTGGTGCGCGTGGAGATGAGTGCGCGCACGCTGGACGATGCGGCGCGGTGGGCCGACACGGCGCGCGCGCGGCTCCAGAAGCTCCCGTCCCTGGCCGACGTCCGCGACCCCAACGGCGGAACGCAGCCGGTGGTGGAGGTCACGCTGCAGCGCACGCTGCTCGCCGAGCGCGGGATCTCGGTGGATGCCGTGGCCAACGCGCTGGCCGGCGGGCTGGGGGGGGTGGAGTCGAGCGACTTCCGCGAGACGGACCGTCGCACGCCGATCTCCGTGCGCTTTGCGGGTCTCAAGAACGAGGACCTGGCGGAGGCAATGGCGACGCCGGTGAAGGGAGTACCGATAGCCCAACTCGTGAAAGCAGAAGAGCGCCAGGCGCCGATCGAAGTGGTGCGCGTGGGGCAGCGCCCGGTTGCGGTGGTGGAAGGGCTCATCGAGAGCGGGGGAACGCGCAACGCCGCCGAGGACGTGCGCGCAACGATGGCCGCGCTCACGCTCCCGTCGGGGATCACCTACGAGGTGAGCGGCGCCGACGCCGAGCAGGAGCGCACCACGCGCGAACTGACGCTGGTGGGGTGGCTGTCGGTGGCGCTGGTCTTCCTCGTCCTCGCCGGCGAGTTTGCCTCGTTCACGGTCCCGCTGGTGGTGATGCTGACAGTCCCGCTGGCCGCGGTGGGTGGAATCCTCTTCCTCTGGATCACCGGCCAGTCGCTCAACGCGGTCGCGCTGATCGGGATCGTGGTGATGATCGGGATGGCCGACAACGAGGCGGTGGTAAAGCTCGACGCGATCCGGCGCTTCCGCGAGGAAGGGCACTCGATCGAGGACGCGATCATGCTCGGCGGGCACCAGCGGCTGCGCGCGATCGCGATGACGAGCATCACGACCATCACCGGCGTGCTGCCGCTGGTCTTTGGCTGGGGGAGCGGTGGTGCGCTGTACCAGCCATTGGCGGCCGGGGTGATTGGCGGAAGCGTGTCGGCGTTGCTTGTCACCTTCTTCTTGTTGCCGACCGCGTATGCGGCCCTGGAGAGAAGACGGGAAGACGGGAAGACGAGAAGACGAGGGGTGGCGGAGGGGGGCGATGTGCGCGGCTGA